From one Planktothrix agardhii NIES-204 genomic stretch:
- a CDS encoding 2Fe-2S ferredoxin has product MSQTYTVEFHNQGNIQTVEVPEDKQILQAALDAGIKLPNSCNAGVCTTCAAKIIEGEVDQREGMGLSPELQAEGYVLLCIAYPRSNLKLIPGKEDEVYDRQYPQTS; this is encoded by the coding sequence ATGTCTCAAACCTATACCGTCGAATTTCACAATCAAGGGAACATCCAAACAGTCGAAGTTCCAGAGGATAAACAAATCCTCCAAGCTGCCTTGGATGCCGGAATTAAGTTGCCCAATTCTTGCAATGCTGGGGTTTGTACCACCTGTGCAGCCAAAATTATAGAAGGCGAAGTTGATCAACGTGAGGGCATGGGATTAAGTCCCGAACTTCAAGCCGAAGGTTATGTCCTGCTTTGTATTGCCTATCCCCGCTCTAATTTAAAATTGATCCCAGGGAAAGAAGACGAAGTTTATGATCGTCAATATCCCCAAACTTCTTAA
- a CDS encoding glutathione-dependent formaldehyde dehydrogenase, whose translation MGSWKTFKPGDHVIPLYILECRKCQYCLSFKTNLCQAIRGTQGKGLMPDGSSRFSKNGQMIHHYMGTSTFSNYTVLPEIALAKIREYAPFDKVCYIFMG comes from the coding sequence TTGGGAAGCTGGAAAACCTTTAAACCCGGAGATCATGTTATTCCTTTGTATATTCTAGAATGTCGTAAATGTCAATATTGTTTAAGTTTTAAGACGAATTTATGTCAGGCAATTCGAGGGACTCAGGGCAAAGGTTTAATGCCCGATGGTAGTAGTCGTTTTTCTAAAAACGGTCAGATGATTCATCATTATATGGGAACTTCTACCTTTTCAAATTATACGGTTTTACCGGAAATTGCCTTAGCAAAAATTCGAGAATATGCTCCATTTGATAAGGTTTGTTATATTTTTATGGGGTAG
- a CDS encoding ribonuclease III, which yields MINPNFVKHQIGIKFFTHQELLEIALTHPDAIVENLDLTPKERKLRTLEYWGITHLGSNLFSQMVSDYLYLHYSHLGEATRTLLKSDLVSPIILAKLALKIKIDQGSDLGKNYPFKPEFEQQKILSEMFEALVGAVYLEWDRDFEKTYNWLVNQFIAKVVNQIMMDLFLEFVPKADWDANFYPWFGSNHLTCPSQKSTSQLTCIFCS from the coding sequence ATGATTAATCCAAATTTTGTCAAACACCAAATTGGAATTAAGTTTTTTACTCATCAAGAGTTATTGGAAATTGCCTTAACTCATCCTGATGCTATTGTAGAAAACCTGGATTTAACGCCCAAGGAAAGGAAACTCAGAACCCTAGAATATTGGGGTATTACTCATTTAGGTTCTAACTTGTTTAGCCAAATGGTGAGTGATTATTTATATCTGCACTATTCCCATTTAGGAGAAGCAACCCGGACGCTTTTAAAAAGTGATTTAGTTAGTCCCATAATTTTAGCAAAATTAGCGTTAAAAATCAAGATCGATCAAGGCAGTGATTTGGGAAAAAACTATCCTTTCAAACCGGAGTTTGAACAACAAAAAATATTATCAGAAATGTTTGAAGCATTAGTTGGTGCAGTTTATTTAGAGTGGGATCGAGATTTTGAGAAAACCTATAATTGGTTAGTGAATCAATTTATTGCCAAGGTTGTCAATCAAATTATGATGGATTTATTTCTTGAATTTGTACCAAAGGCGGATTGGGATGCTAATTTTTATCCTTGGTTTGGTTCCAATCATTTAACCTGTCCTTCTCAAAAATCCACATCGCAATTAACCTGTATTTTCTGCTCCTAA
- a CDS encoding xanthine/uracil/vitamin C permease family protein, whose amino-acid sequence MNSNSSTLESIARFFNFRELQTNFRIEIIAGVTTFMTMAYILIVNPAILSNAIFLQTSGDLFGELVIATALASALATLVMGLYAKYPFALAPGMGLNAYFAFSVVLKLGIPWRVALAAILIEGLIFIALTLSQFRTKIITAIPEGIKHAVAAGIGLFIAYIALTGAKIIVTDAATTTTLGNLNDPIVLITIAGILITSALIARRITGALLLGILATAGLGWILGIAPWPQGIIGLPQLPVDLFGQGIIGLKQVLEVNFFQIFTITFVFFFVDLFDTVGTLTGLGMKAGYINQDGEFPRVTEAFMADAVGTTTGAIFGTSTVTTYIESASGISEGGRSGFTAVIVAILFTISIFFIPLLSGIPSFATAPALIIVGVLMMGSVQYIRWDDPAESIPAFLTIFIMPLSYSIADGLAVGLITYPVIKSCQGKFHETNIAMWILAVIFVLKFVFVGK is encoded by the coding sequence ATGAACTCTAATTCTTCCACTTTAGAATCAATTGCCCGTTTTTTCAACTTTCGAGAACTTCAGACTAATTTTAGGATCGAAATTATCGCCGGAGTCACGACTTTTATGACTATGGCTTATATTTTAATTGTCAATCCTGCTATTTTATCCAATGCTATTTTTCTACAAACATCGGGGGATTTATTTGGAGAATTAGTTATAGCAACCGCCCTGGCTTCTGCCTTAGCAACGTTAGTCATGGGATTATATGCTAAATATCCCTTTGCTTTAGCCCCAGGCATGGGATTAAACGCCTATTTTGCCTTTTCAGTGGTGTTAAAATTAGGCATTCCTTGGCGGGTGGCGTTAGCCGCTATTTTAATTGAAGGCTTAATTTTTATCGCCTTAACTCTGAGTCAATTTAGAACTAAAATTATCACCGCTATTCCTGAAGGAATTAAACACGCCGTCGCCGCCGGAATTGGTTTATTTATTGCCTATATTGCCTTAACGGGTGCAAAAATTATTGTAACTGATGCAGCCACTACCACTACATTAGGAAACTTAAACGACCCGATTGTATTAATTACAATTGCCGGAATTTTGATTACTTCTGCTTTAATTGCTCGTCGAATTACCGGGGCGTTATTATTAGGAATTTTAGCCACAGCCGGGTTAGGATGGATTCTAGGAATTGCTCCTTGGCCCCAAGGAATTATCGGTTTACCTCAATTACCTGTGGATTTATTCGGTCAAGGAATTATTGGGTTAAAACAAGTTTTAGAAGTGAATTTTTTCCAAATATTTACAATTACCTTTGTATTTTTCTTTGTGGATTTATTTGATACGGTAGGCACTCTAACGGGGTTAGGAATGAAAGCAGGTTATATTAATCAAGATGGGGAATTTCCGAGGGTTACAGAAGCATTTATGGCCGATGCAGTGGGCACTACAACCGGGGCAATTTTTGGCACTTCAACGGTAACTACTTATATTGAATCCGCATCGGGAATTTCTGAGGGGGGAAGAAGTGGATTTACGGCTGTAATTGTGGCAATATTATTCACAATTTCGATATTTTTTATTCCCCTATTATCTGGAATTCCCAGTTTTGCCACCGCCCCGGCTTTAATTATTGTGGGGGTGTTAATGATGGGGAGTGTTCAATATATTCGCTGGGATGACCCAGCAGAATCTATTCCGGCATTTTTAACGATTTTTATTATGCCTTTAAGTTATTCTATCGCCGATGGTTTGGCTGTTGGTTTAATTACTTATCCTGTGATTAAATCCTGTCAAGGGAAGTTTCATGAAACCAATATTGCGATGTGGATTTTAGCGGTTATTTTTGTTTTGAAGTTTGTTTTTGTCGGTAAATAA